A window of Bacteroidota bacterium genomic DNA:
GAAAAACAGTTGTATATACGGTTACGCGTTATAATGTTAAAACAAATAAAAGTAATTGTGATATTTTCTCGGTTTCTACCGGGGATAAAACAGTTACACAACTTACAGATTTTGAGGGGAATGAATATAATCCCCGTTGGTATCCGGATGGAAGCAGAATAGGCTTTTTACGCGATAAAAACGGTTCTACAGAAATATGGGAAATGAAACCCGATGGTTCAAAGAAAACACGGGTAACCCGAGTTGATGGCGGGATAAATGGTTTTGAATATTCTCCACAAGGCGATCACCTCTATTTTCTGAAAAATGTAAAACTGGATACTACTGCCAATGAGAAATATCCAGACCTGCCATTGGCCAATGTGAGGATAATCAATGATATGATGTATCGTCACTGGAATTCATGGTCGGACTATACATACAGCCATATTTTTGTTGCTGATTATAAAAAAGGGAAAATAGGTGAACCCAAGGATATTATGAAAGACGAGCATTGGGATTCTCCTCTTGCACCTTATTTTGATAATTCTGAAATAAACTGGAGCCCGGATGGCAAATTTATTGCTTATACATGCAAGAAACTCAGGGGCAGAGCTTATGCCCTTAGCACCAATTCGGACATCTACCTTTATAATATTGAAACCGGGAAAGTTCAGAACCTGACAGAAGGTATGAACGGTTATGACCGTTATCCGGTTTTTTCGCCTGACAGCAAGTACATTGCCTGGCAAAGCATGAAAACTCCGGGATATGAGTCGGACAAGCAGCGTCTTTTTATTTGCAACCTGGCAACCGGCGAAAAGACCGACCTGACTGCAAATTTTGATAATAATGCAGCAAATTTCTGCTGGACAAAGGATGGCAGTAAAATCTATTTCATTAGCGGAATAAATGCAACATTTCAGGTTTTTTGTGCAGATGTTGCCAAGAAAGAAATAAAGCAGGTTACTACCGGGGTTCATGATTACACCTCATTGCATCTTTCGGGTAATACGTTGGTTGGAGAGCGTATGTCCATGTCCATGGCTACGGAAATCTTTAAAATCAATCCTGCAAACGGGAATGAAACGCAGTTGACTTTTACCAATAAAAATATTTATGACAATATTAAAATGGGCAAGGTTGAAGGGCGTTGGATTACCACTACCGACCACAAGAAGATGCTGGTGTGGATCATTTATCCTCCGAAATTTGATCCTCATAAGAAATATCCGGCCATTTTATATTGCGAAGGCGGGCCACAGGATCCTGTAAGCCAGTTCTTTTCATACAGGTGGAATTTCCAGATTATGGCAGCCAACGATTATATTGTAATTGCACCTAACCGCCGCGGACTTCCGACCTTTGGCCAGGCATGGAATGATGAAATTACCGGTGATTATGGCGGACAAAACATGAAGGATTATTTAAGTTCTGTGGATGCCATGAAGAAAGAACCTTTTGTTGATGGCGATCATATTGGCGCTGTGGGAGCAAGTTATGGCGCTTATTCGGTATACTGGCTGGCAGGTCATCACCAAAAGAGGTTTAAGGCTTTTATTGCCCATTGCGGAATATTTAATCTGGAAAGTCAATATGCTGAAACCGAAGAACTGTGGTTCCCGAATCATGACTTGGGCGGGCCCTATTGGAAAAGTCCCAAACCTAAAAGTTATGAATTTTCACCCCATAAGTTTGTTCAGAACTGGGATACTCCAATAATGATTATTACGGGTGGCAACGATTTCAGAATTCCTTATACCGAAAATTTACAGGCTTTCGATGCTGCACAGCTTAGAGGAATTCCCAGTAAATTGCTTTTCTTCCCTGATGAATCACATTGGGTGATGAAGCCTCAAAATAGTATTCTTTGGCAAAGGGAATTTTTCGGCTGGTTGGACAAATGGCTGAAAAAGAAATAAGATAAACAATACACAAAAAAAAGCAGTAATTCAGGTTACTGCTTTTTTTGTTATTAGGCTAAAGTCATAACAAACTTTTAATTCGATTGATTTTTTCCTGTAGGGGCATATCTCCTTCAAGCCAGTGAATTTCAATACCATTTCTTTCCATTCTCCTGAACCAGGTCATTTGCCGCTTGGCGAATTGATGAATGGCCGTATTGAGTTTGACAAACATCTCGTCGTAACTGATTTTTCCGATGATGAACAAGGTCAGGTATTTGTATTCGAGGCCATAAAAAATTAACTGTTCCGGATTTAGACCTTTAGCTAACAATTTTTTAACTTCTTCAATCATGCCCAGGTCAATTCTTTGCTGCAACCTGAGGGTAATTCTTTCCCTTTCTACCTGCCGGTCATATTTTACTCCTATAAAAAGGCTGTTTATCTTTGGATAGTGGAATTCGATTTCAGGATGATCCTTATAATATACTTCAATTTCAATTGCACGAATGGCGTGTTTTGTAGTCGTAATATCGCTGGTTGCATGAAGTAGTTTGTAGGTTTTCAGTTTTTCGATAAGTTGGCCCAGTGTCAGTTTTTCAAGTTCTGTCCTGAGCGGTTCATTAACCGGAACCTGGATAAGCTTATAGCCTTTTACGGCAGCTTCGATATACAAGCCGGTGCCTCCGCATAAAACTGGAACTTTATTCCTGTTTTTTATGTCTTCATAAGCATTCAGGAAATCTTTCTGATATTCGTAAACATTGTATTTATAACCGGCTTCTTTTATATCTATGATGTGATAAGGGATTGTGTTGCCATTCACCAGATAGTCTTCATAATCCTTGCCGGTTCCCAGGTTCATTCCTTTGTATACCTGCCTGGAATCGGCACTGATAATTTCTCCATTGATCTGATAAGCCAGATTTGCGGCCAGTGTGGTTTTACCACTGGCTGTAGGCCCTAATATGGTGATCAAATCATAATTCATCCTAATGGAATAAAATATTATGATTCAAAACTACAGAATAATTTTGATAAACTAAGAAACAATCTACCCTTCACAAGTAAAACTTGAAACAGAGGAATTGAAGAATTCAGTAAAAAAAGATGGGATTTTTATACAAGTTGTGTTTCATTTACGCGGGTATTGGTATTTTTTACCCGGTAATTTGGATTTGGAGAATTGGTGAAAAGGGTAGGAGGGTCAACTTCGAAAAGAGTGGGGTAATCTTCATCAAATTTCTTAAGTATAGCCGAAATAATGGCTTCGCGCATAAACTTACTCCGGTTGGATACCTTATATTTCTTGCAAAAACATTCAATAGCACTCATCTCTTTGTCATTGAATGAAATATATCGTTTGTTTGTCCTTTTTAAATCCGGTTTGACCTGATTCTTTTTCTTCTTAACTACTACAACCTTTTCAACTTTTTCCATATCAATCACTAGATTTAAACCCTGTATGAATTCTGCAGAAAGTACTATTATTTTTCAACTTTAAAAATAATTATTAATTGGAAAATGTTTGATATGAATGAGCAATAATTGTTAACAAGAAAAGTAGGAAAGAATAGTAGTCTAACTAATTATAAATCAAATTAATAACACAACTATCGCCCGAATTGTTAACAATAATTTATGAGGGATGAAGCGGGAATGACCTGAAAAAGAGTAATAAATCTCCTTGTTTCCATATAATTCGATTTATTTTAATTGGTTGGAAAAGTATTGCCTTTCGGTTTCCAGGTTTAAACAGGGGTATTGGTTTTTTAGTCTGTCAATTTTTTGAATATTGTTTGCGAGGAACTTTTGATGGGCTTTTGACGCCGGATCAAATGGCCTGTGATGGGCAGCTTTCAGGATAGAATCAATCTCTTCCATAATTTTCAGGGTTTCTTCACCCATATAATTGCGGGTAAAAGATTCCCATATATAGTGAATGGCAGTATGGTTGGGATGTATCATATCTTCTTCGTAAAAACGGTAGTCGCGTAAGTCGTCCATCATAATTTCATAAGCAGGGAAATAACAAACATCCGGAAAAATTTTTTTGAGCTCATGAGCAGCCACCAACAGTGTTGCCTTACTCAGCATATTGGCTTCAGCCCCGTCTTTGAAATGGCGAATAGGGCTGACTGTAAAAACAATATGCAGATGATTGTTGAAATTTGTCAAATGGGTAATCAGGGATTTCCAGTTGTTTACTATTTCGTTAAGGCTGAGAAGATAACGCTTGAATTTGCTTTGCGGTAATTTATGACAATTGGAAACAATTTGTCCTGAAGCAAGATATTCGAAAACCCAGGCAGTTCCAAAAGTAACGAACAGAAAATCCGCCTCTTTTAAAAACTGTCCGGATGCTTTAATTCTTTGGTTTATTTGGTTTAGGCAAACTTCCTGGTTTGAATCCGAAAACTGGCTGTGATGGTTAAAGCTATTCCATTGCTCATTGTAGAAAAAGAGGTCATTGCTATCAAAAACAGGCTGATTGATCAGTATTTCAAGATTATTCTTTATGGACATAGGATTATAACACACACCAAAAGGATTAACATCAGCCGTGAATTTATAATTCACCATCAGATCGCCAATATGTTCTATAAAACAGGATCCTATCCATAAACTTGATGTTTTATAGTTTATTTGGGTATCTACCTTTCTGAGGTCAAAAGTTGTCCTGAATTTATCTTGCATTTATTGCCAATGATTTGATCGATCCAATTTACAATAAAATTGAATACTTCAGCATTATTATTTTCATTGTGCAGTTCGTGATACATTCCTGTCCAACCCTTAAAAGTTGTATTGGAACTGGTGTTATTGGCAAATTGGCGACTGGCATTATAGGAAGTAATCCTGTCGCTGGTACCATGCATAAGAAGGAGGGGGATGCTTACTTTATGTTTATTGCTCAGGATTAACCGGGAAGCTACCTGGATTTCAAAGTATAAACGGGCAGTAATTAAATCGTGCACCAAAGGG
This region includes:
- a CDS encoding GSCFA domain-containing protein, whose product is MQDKFRTTFDLRKVDTQINYKTSSLWIGSCFIEHIGDLMVNYKFTADVNPFGVCYNPMSIKNNLEILINQPVFDSNDLFFYNEQWNSFNHHSQFSDSNQEVCLNQINQRIKASGQFLKEADFLFVTFGTAWVFEYLASGQIVSNCHKLPQSKFKRYLLSLNEIVNNWKSLITHLTNFNNHLHIVFTVSPIRHFKDGAEANMLSKATLLVAAHELKKIFPDVCYFPAYEIMMDDLRDYRFYEEDMIHPNHTAIHYIWESFTRNYMGEETLKIMEEIDSILKAAHHRPFDPASKAHQKFLANNIQKIDRLKNQYPCLNLETERQYFSNQLK
- the miaA gene encoding tRNA (adenosine(37)-N6)-dimethylallyltransferase MiaA, with product MNYDLITILGPTASGKTTLAANLAYQINGEIISADSRQVYKGMNLGTGKDYEDYLVNGNTIPYHIIDIKEAGYKYNVYEYQKDFLNAYEDIKNRNKVPVLCGGTGLYIEAAVKGYKLIQVPVNEPLRTELEKLTLGQLIEKLKTYKLLHATSDITTTKHAIRAIEIEVYYKDHPEIEFHYPKINSLFIGVKYDRQVERERITLRLQQRIDLGMIEEVKKLLAKGLNPEQLIFYGLEYKYLTLFIIGKISYDEMFVKLNTAIHQFAKRQMTWFRRMERNGIEIHWLEGDMPLQEKINRIKSLL
- a CDS encoding S9 family peptidase translates to MMKKFVYAGVFLFFFSACTFNKKEEPPTSLTKEEIAGGKLTPEILWKFGRVGDSQLSPDGKTVVYTVTRYNVKTNKSNCDIFSVSTGDKTVTQLTDFEGNEYNPRWYPDGSRIGFLRDKNGSTEIWEMKPDGSKKTRVTRVDGGINGFEYSPQGDHLYFLKNVKLDTTANEKYPDLPLANVRIINDMMYRHWNSWSDYTYSHIFVADYKKGKIGEPKDIMKDEHWDSPLAPYFDNSEINWSPDGKFIAYTCKKLRGRAYALSTNSDIYLYNIETGKVQNLTEGMNGYDRYPVFSPDSKYIAWQSMKTPGYESDKQRLFICNLATGEKTDLTANFDNNAANFCWTKDGSKIYFISGINATFQVFCADVAKKEIKQVTTGVHDYTSLHLSGNTLVGERMSMSMATEIFKINPANGNETQLTFTNKNIYDNIKMGKVEGRWITTTDHKKMLVWIIYPPKFDPHKKYPAILYCEGGPQDPVSQFFSYRWNFQIMAANDYIVIAPNRRGLPTFGQAWNDEITGDYGGQNMKDYLSSVDAMKKEPFVDGDHIGAVGASYGAYSVYWLAGHHQKRFKAFIAHCGIFNLESQYAETEELWFPNHDLGGPYWKSPKPKSYEFSPHKFVQNWDTPIMIITGGNDFRIPYTENLQAFDAAQLRGIPSKLLFFPDESHWVMKPQNSILWQREFFGWLDKWLKKK